Proteins from one Fragaria vesca subsp. vesca linkage group LG6, FraVesHawaii_1.0, whole genome shotgun sequence genomic window:
- the LOC101310245 gene encoding ATP-dependent zinc metalloprotease FtsH-like, giving the protein MALQCLLGSYSSSSLPPSPTPKTPKPPPKSSISSHLATAPDNDDDDDEKTKKPNFDFLRLSVTLTVISASLPQTPTSRAAVKDKKPRASKKSSASRKSETLSPQELQSWSQGLPVVSNRIPYTQLLELSRESKLKHVIKPPGVELRQKAQPVLVVLEDSRVLRTVLPPAVADRRFWEEWEKLSLESLCVNAYTPPVKPPEVPLPYLSFLAKMPAVVAWLTRTRKPAKKESKRAAELRQAREAFKMQRKEELERMRSEREMIDRAMKAQKKEEERRLRREARKKKHDESLREARRNYLEMANVWANLAQDSNVATALGLVFFYIFYRTVVFSYRRQKKDYEDRLKIEQAEAEERKKMRDLERMEGIEGGEEDEEGEPGKGEQNPYMKMAMQFMRSGARVRRAHNKRMPQYLERGVDVKFTDVAGLGKIRLELEEIVKFFTHGEMYRRRGVKIPGGILLCGPPGVGKTLLAKAVAGEAGVNFFSISASQFVEIYVGVGASRVRALYQEAKDNAPSVVFIDELDAVGRERGLIKGSGGQERDATLNQLLVCLDGFEGRGEVITIASTNRPDILDPALVRPGRFDRKIFIPKPGLIGRIEILKVHARKKPMAEDVDYMAIASMSDGMVGAELANIVEVAAINMMRDGRTEITTDDLLQAAQMEERGMLDRKDRSIVTWKQVAINEAAMAVVAANFPDLKNIEFVTIAPRAGRELGYVRMKMDPINFKEGTLTRQSLLDHITVQLAPRAADELWFGEGQLSTIWAETADNARSAARTYVLSGLSEKNYGLSNFWVADRLNDLDVQALQIVNMCYERAKEILEQNRKLMDAVVDELVKKKSLTKQDFFNLVELHGSLKPVPPSLLDIRAAKRKQFQEMMKQKELVSGSNL; this is encoded by the exons ATGGCCTTGCAATGCCTTCTGGGCTCTTACTCATCCTCATCCCTACCCCCAAGTCCCACCCCCAAGACCCCAAAACCCCCACCCAAATCCTCCATTTCCTCCCACCTCGCCACCGCTCCCGATAACGACGACGACGACGACGAAAAGACCAAAAAGCCCAATTTCGACTTCCTCAGGCTCTCCGTCACTCTAACCGTCATCTCCGCCTCCCTCCCCCAAACCCCAACCTCACGCGCCGCCGTCAAGGACAAAAAGCCACGCGCCTCCAAGAAATCCTCCGCCTCCAGAAAATCCGAAACCTTATCTCCTCAGGAGCTCCAGTCCTGGTCCCAGGGACTCCCCGTCGTCTCCAACCGCATCCCCTACACTCAGCTCCTCGAGCTCAGCCGCGAATCGAAGCTCAAGCACGTCATCAAGCCGCCGGGGGTCGAATTGCGGCAGAAGGCCCAGCCGGTCTTGGTTGTTCTAGAAGATTCGAGAGTGCTGCGCACCGTTTTGCCACCGGCGGTGGCGGACAGGAGGTTCTGGGAGGAATGGGAGAAGTTGAGCTTGGAGTCCTTGTGCGTCAACGCCTACACGCCGCCGGTGAAGCCGCCGGAGGTGCCGCTGCCGTATTTGAGTTTCCTGGCGAAAATGCCGGCGGTGGTAGCGTGGTTAACGAGGACGAGGAAGCCGGCGAAGAAGGAGAGCAAGAGGGCGGCGGAGCTGAGGCAGGCGAGGGAGGCGTTCAAGATGCAGAGGAAGGAAGAGCTGGAGAGGATGAGGAGTGAGAGGGAAATGATTGATAGGGCGATGAAGGCGCAGAAGAAGGAGGAAGAGAGGAGGTTGAGGAGAGAGGCGAGGAAGAAGAAGCACGACGAGTCGTTGAGGGAGGCTCGCCGGAATTACTTGGAGATGGCCAATGTGTGGGCCAATTTGGCTCAGGACTCGAATGTGGCCACCGCGCTTGGGTTGGTGTTCTTTTACATATTTTACAGGACTGTGGTGTTTAGTTATAGGAGGCAGAAGAAGGATTATGAGGATAGGTTGAAGATTGAGCAGGCCGAGGCCGAGGAGAGGAAGAAGATGAGGGATTTGGAGAGGATGGAGGGGATTGAGGGCGGTGAGGAGGATGAGGAGGGGGAGCCGGGGAAAGGGGAGCAGAATCCTTATATGAAGATGGCAATGCAGTTCATGAGGTCCGGGGCTCGTGTGAGACGAGCGCATAATAAGAGGATGCCTCAGTATTTGGAGAGAGGTGTGGATGTTAAGTTTACGGATGTTGCGGGGCTTGGGAAGATCAGGCTTGAGCTTGAGGAGATTGTCAAGTTCTTCACCCATGGGGAAATGTATAGGAGACGAGGAGTAAAAATTCCAG GTGGGATACTTCTTTGTGGCCCTCCTGGAGTGGGGAAGACTTTGCTTGCAAAAGCTGTTGCTGGTGAGGCAGGAGTCAACTTCTTTTCCATTTCGGCCTCTCAATTTGTGGAGATATATGTTGGTGTGGGTGCTTCTCGTGTCCGAGCACTTTACCAGGAAGCAAAGGATAAC GCTCCATCAGTTGTCTTCATTGATGAGTTGGATGCTGTTGGAAGGGAGCGTGGTTTGATCAAGGGTTCTGGTGGACAAGAACGTGATGCAACTCTTAACCAG CTTCTTGTTTGCTTGGATGGGTTTGAAGGAAGAGGGGAAGTGATCACTATTGCTTCCACAAATAGACCAGACATTCTAGATCCAGCCCTTGTCAGACCTGGACGATTTGATCGGAAGATATTTATCCCTAAGCCTGGTCTTATAGGTCGCATTGAAATTTTGAAG GTCCATGCGCGCAAGAAACCAATGGCTGAAGACGTGGACTATATGGCTATTGCAAGTATGAGTGATGGAATGGTTGGTGCGGAGCTAGCTAATATAGTCGAGGTTGCTGCAATCAACATGATGCGTGATGGAAGAACTGAG ATTACTACTGATGACCTATTACAAGCTGCACAAATGGAAGAAAGAGGAATGCTAGATAGGAAGGACAGAAGTATTGTTACATGGAAGCAAGTAGCGATTAATGAAGCAGCGATGGCTGTTGTTGCTGCAAACTTTCCTGATCTAAAAAACATTGAGTTT GTCACAATTGCTCCTAGAGCTGGTAGGGAATTGGGTTATGTTAGGATGAAGATGGATCCTATCAACTTCAAAGAGGGAACGCTTAC TCGGCAATCCCTACTGGATCATATTACTGTTCAACTAGCACCGCGTGCAGCCGATGAACTTTGGTTTGGTGAGGGTCAG TTAAGTACAATATGGGCTGAAACAGCAGACAATGCTCGGTCAGCTGCACGGACGTATGTTCTTAGTGGCCTTTCTGAGAAGAATTATGGTCTATCTAATTTCTGGGTGGCAGATCGTCTCAAT GACCTCGACGTGCAGGCATTGCAGATTGTCAACATGTGTTATGAACGTGCAAAAGAG ATTCTGGAGCAAAACCGAAAGCTCATGGATGCTGTGGTCGATGAACTTGTTAAGAAGAAGAGTCTGACCAAACAAGATTTCTTTAACCTCGTTGAGTTACATGGTTCGCTCAAACCTGTACCACCTAGTTTACTTGACATCCGCGCTGCTAAAAGAAAGCAGTTCCAGGAAATGATGAAGCAAAAGGAATTAGTTTCAGGTAGTAACTTATGA
- the LOC101307602 gene encoding uncharacterized protein LOC101307602, producing the protein MSATANRTPKSGRPTLFYQDLASPISSRRGKISTPGQAAAVSALWRDSCSDRSDLPPPPLYTLEDRSDFSPESGIPDYPISPEVKSDPRTPFQSFGYDYSTPVKNKSEASTSYALSSGQNGQQGSASMNWWSSSKSGGEQDDKGRSSPVEGVVQPGALITLPPPREVARPEMQRSTMPAANPQEEEWVTVYGFSAADTNLVLRELEKCGVILKHVPGPRDANWMHILYQSSSDAQKALSKNGMQINGALIIGVKPLDPMQRHILNERLINNQGFMTLPPPSSTRHAELDASRAPPCSYYLQNGNTSARQSGGTIASPTKSLVSKVMDLMFGV; encoded by the exons ATGAGTGCCACTGCAAATAGAACTCCTAAATCTGGTAGGCCGACATTGTTTTACCAAGATTTAGCTTCACCTATCTCGTCCCGGAGAGGAAAAATCTCAACTCCAGGACAGGCGGCTGCAGTATCTGCTCTATGGCGTGACAGTTGTAGTGATCGGTCGGACCTTCCCCCTCCTCCTCTTTACACTTTGGAAGACCGTTCAGACTTCTCCCCGGAATCTGGAATCCCAGATTACCCAATATCCCCAGAAGTCAAATCAGATCCTAGAACTCCATTCCAAAGTTTTGGATATGATTACTCAACTCCTGTGAAAAACAAATCAGAGGCCAGCACCTCTTATGCTCTCTCAAGTGGACAGAATGGCCAACAGGGTTCAGCAAGTATGAACTGGTGGTCATCCTCGAAGAGTGGCGGTGAGCAAGATGACAAGGGAAGGAGTTCACCAGTGGAGGGTGTTGTTCAGCCTGGTGCTCTGATCACTCTTCCACCTCCAAGGGAAGTTGCCAGGCCAGAAATGCAAAGGAGTACCATGCCTGCTGCAAATCCCCAAGAGGAAGAATGGGTTACTGTTTATGG GTTTTCTGCAGCTGATACAAATTTAGTTTTACGTGAGTTGGAGAAATGTGGTGTCATTTTGAAACATGTTCCTGGCCCAAGAGATGCCAACTGGATGCACATTCTATATCAG AGTTCCTCTGATGCTCAGAAGGCTCTCAGTAAGAATGGGATGCAAATTAATGGGGCATTAATCATAGGTGTGAAGCCACTGGATCCAATGCAACGCCATATCTTAAATGAAAGGCTCATCAACAACCAGGGTTTCATGACTTTGCCCCCTCCATCATCCACGAGACATGCAGAATTAGATGCTTCAAGAGCGCCCCCTTGCTCTTATTATCTTCAAAATGGTAATACCAGTGCCCGGCAATCTGGAGGCACAATTGCTTCCCCAACGAAGTCATTGGTGTCCAAGGTCATGGATTTGATGTTTGGTGTCTAG
- the LOC101307902 gene encoding CASP-like protein RCOM_1491260-like: MLGGRKTTACDEEVAESKAVENGTTASVPQAPNSSSSQLGALLRKADVAHVCLRLLCMASSVTALSSMLTARQASIVTIYGFHLPVYSKWSFAQSFVYVVGVTAAVTVYSLLQLLISGSKLVRKSPMIPSRNHAWVSFAGDQVFAYALMSAGSAASGVSNLNRTGIRHTPLPNFCKPLNIFCNHIAISIAFTFLSCLLLATSAVQSVIWLSNN, from the exons ATGTTGGGCGGTAGGAAAACGACGGCTTGCGACGAAGAGGTGGCCGAGTCCAAGGCGGTGGAGAACGGAACCACCGCGAGTGTGCCGCAGGCGCCCAACTCATCATCATCTCAACTCGGCGCCTTGCTCCGTAAAGCTGACGTGGCTCACGTGTGCCTGAGGCTGCTCTGCATGGCGTCCTCCGTCACGGCGCTGTCGTCCATGCTCACCGCCCGGCAAGCCAGCATCGTCACCATCTACGGTTTCCACCTCCCCGTTTACTCCAAGTGGTCTTTCGCCCAGTCCTTCGT ATACGTGGTTGGAGTTACGGCAGCTGTCACGGTTTATTCATTGCTGCAACTACTGATAAGTGGATCTAAGCTGGTGAGGAAGTCTCCGATGATTCCCTCAAGGAATCATGCCTGGGTTAGCTTTGCTGGGGATCAG GTATTTGCATATGCACTGATGAGCGCAGGGTCAGCTGCATCTGGAGTAAGCAACCTGAACCGCACAGGAATCCGGCACACACCACTCCCAAATTTTTGTAAACCGCTAAATATCTTCTGCAACCACATTGCCATCTCCATAGCCTTCACTTTCTTAAGCTGCCTCTTGCTGGCCACATCTGCTGTTCAGAGTGTCATCTGGCTCTCCAACAATTGA
- the LOC101307314 gene encoding GATA transcription factor 9-like, whose amino-acid sequence MELPELYVGGYFDDHLSPEKRQLVDQKPPAGGEQFTIDDLLDFSNEDALVTDGFFDSAVAGNSTDSSTVTAVDSCNSSVSGGEPQFSGNRSFGDSQFSGDLCVPYDDLAELEWLSNFVEDSFSADKDLQALQFLSTTTATAKPQTPETSSSAETPQNPPLFHNETPLPGKARSKRSRAAPGDWTTRLLHLITPSNNTDPKPPKTTSSQKKREGASSNSGSDSSGRKCLHCASEKTPQWRTGPMGPKTLCNACGVRYKSGRLVPEYRPAASPTFVSARHSNSHRKVLELRRQKEFQRSHQHQFLSPTSIFGVSNGGDEFLIHHHHHRGANDFRQMM is encoded by the exons ATGGAACTGCCGGAATTATACGTCGGCGGATACTTCGACGACCACCTCTCGCCTGAGAAGAGGCAGCTCGTCGACCAGAAACCCCCCGCCGGCGGCGAGCAATTCACCATCGACGACCTCCTCGACTTCTCCAACGAGGACGCCCTCGTCACCGACGGCTTCTTCGACAGCGCCGTCGCTGGTAACTCCACCGACTCTTCCACCGTCACCGCCGTCGACAGCTGTAACTCCTCCGTCTCCGGCGGCGAGCCTCAATTCTCCGGTAACCGCAGCTTCGGCGACTCCCAGTTCTCCGGCGACCTCTGCGTTCCG TACGACGACTTGGCTGAGCTGGAATGGCTATCGAACTTTGTGGAAGACTCATTCTCAGCGGACAAAGACCTTCAAGCCCTTCAATTCCTCTCCACCACCACAGCCACCGCAAAGCCCCAAACCCCGGAAACCTCCTCCTCCGCGGAAACCCCGCAAAACCCGCCGCTCTTCCACAACGAGACGCCTCTCCCGGGAAAGGCCCGCAGCAAGCGCTCACGCGCCGCCCCCGGTGACTGGACCACGCGCCTCCTCCACCTCATCACTCCCAGCAACAACACCGACCCCAAGCCTCCCAAAACGACGTCGTCGCAGAAGAAGCGGGAAGGCGCGAGCTCCAACTCGGGTTCGGACTCTTCTGGCCGGAAGTGCCTCCACTGCGCGTCGGAGAAGACGCCGCAGTGGCGGACTGGGCCCATGGGCCCGAAGACGCTGTGTAACGCGTGTGGGGTCCGGTACAAGTCGGGTCGGCTGGTGCCCGAGTACCGACCCGCGGCGAGCCCGACGTTCGTGTCGGCCCGGCATTCGAATTCGCACCGGAAGGTTCTGGAGCTGCGGCGGCAGAAGGAGTTTCAGAGGTCGCATCAGCACCAGTTTCTGAGCCCGACTTCGATTTTTGGCGTATCCAACGGTGGGGATGAGTTCTTGATCCACCACCACCACCACCGAGGTGCGAATGATTTTCGACAGATGATGTAG
- the LOC101310539 gene encoding early nodulin-like protein 1-like, with protein sequence MAASFVGSFLMMLFLALVVVNSSATEFQVGDDFGWQQPGSNNSAVYSDWATKNRFHVGDSLSFKYKNDSVLEVDKWGYYHCDTRNPIIAFDNGKSIMKLDRSGPFYFISGVPDHCKNGQRLVVEVMEPHPISQSPLSSADSPEAPLAADSPAASSTSLGVVISIAPCSLVIALVVTSLVLVCSAP encoded by the exons ATGGCTGCTTCTTTCGTGGGGTCTTTCTTGATGATGCTTTTCTTGGCGCTTGTTGTTGTAAACTCTTCTGCTACGGAATTCCAAGTTGGTGATGATTTTGGTTGGCAGCAGCCTGGCTCAAACAACTCCGCTGTCTACTCCGACTGGGCTACCAAGAACAGGTTTCATGTTGGAGATTCACTCT CTTTCAAGTACAAGAATGATTCAGTTCTTGAGGTAGACAAATGGGGATATTACCACTGCGACACAAGGAATCCGATAATCGCATTTGATAACGGGAAGAGCATAATGAAGCTTGATAGGTCTGGCCCCTTCTACTTCATCAGTGGAGTCCCAGATCACTGCAAGAATGGCCAGCGACTGGTGGTTGAAGTGATGGAACCTCACCCGATTTCGCAATCTCCACTGTCCAGTGCCGACTCACCAGAAGCCCCTTTGGCCGCAGACTCTCCTGCTGCATCCTCAACAAGTTTAGGAGTTGTGATCTCAATTGCACCTTGTTCACTTGTTATTGCTCTTGTTGTCACAAGTTTAGTTTTAGTGTGTTCAGCGCCATAG